In Juglans regia cultivar Chandler chromosome 5, Walnut 2.0, whole genome shotgun sequence, the following are encoded in one genomic region:
- the LOC108996367 gene encoding transcription factor bHLH62-like → MENEFFQNAGMHFESSASLSSIWHSLSSSAMETRGTELNCMSDQSPDCLRNPSWEKSTDHGIHFDSALSSIVSSPAASNTNLSHDSFVIRELIGKLGNIGNSGDISPHSRPLLASYIGGNNSANTSCYSTPLNSPPKPNVPRMDHLIKENLPSLGKSMPLSSSVAEFSADPGFAERAAKFSRFGSRSFNDRTSQFGQNNAEALYRSNLLVETESLSRVSSSPSLKAVGSQMRGQENYSSPMQDRTELASSQEESTISEQIPDVETGLKGSNDLNPRKRKTASKGKAKEPKSSPFANSTKVAEANGNSNAKRCKPNETNGKENGPVKAEEEAKGSSSSSGDEKQSKTNTKPPEPPKDYIHVRARRGQATDSHSLAERVRREKISERMKFLQDLVPGCNKVTGKALMLDEIINYVQSLQRQVEFLSMKLSSVNTRLDLNMDTLISKDIFQSSNPLPHAIFRLDSRASAFYAHQAQQDPALHSNISNGTATQCSVDPLDTALCQSLSVQLPPLNGYRESVSQFPMFGEDDLQTIVQMGFGQNPSQETAMQPQSFHG, encoded by the exons ATGGAGAACGAGTTCTTTCAAAATGCAGGAATGCATTTTGAATCCTCAGCTTCATTGTCATCCATTTGGCATTCTCTTTCATCATCGGCCATGGAAACTCGAGGGACCGAGCTGAATTGCATGTCCGACCAATCCCCAGATTGCCTTCGGAATCCCAGCTGGGAAAAGTCCACGGATCATGGCATCCACTTTGATTCAGCCCTGAGTTCAATTGTGTCCTCCCCTGCAGCGTCGAATACCAACTTGTCCCATGACAGCTTTGTGATCAGGGAGTTGATTGGAAAGCTGGGAAACATTGGCAACTCCGGTGACATCTCGCCGCATTCTCGGCCATTATTGGCTTCTTACATTGGTGGAAATAACAGTGCCAACACTTCTTGTTATAGTACACCTCTGAATTCTCCTCCTAAGCCAAACGTGCCTAGGATGGATCACCTGATAAAAGAAAACTTACCCAGTTTGGGAAAATCAATGCCTTTGAGTTCCAGTGTGGCAGAATTCTCTGCTGATCCTGGGTTTGCAGAGAGGGCGGCCAAGTTCTCCCGCTTTGGCAGCCGGAGTTTCAATGATCGGACGAGCCAATTCGGGCAAAACAACGCTGAAGCACTTTATAGATCGAATCTATTAGTGGAAACTGAGAGCCTCTCCCGAGTTTCAAGCAGTCCTTCTCTGAAAGCAGTTGGATCTCAAATGCGTGGCCAGGAAAACTACAGTTCTCCAATGCAGGATCGAACTGAACTGGCAAGTTCTCAAGAGGAATCCACAATCTCTGAACAAATTCCAGACGTGGAGACGGGATTGAAAGGCTCCAATGATTTGAATCCCAGGAAAAGAAAAACGGCTTCCAAGGGGAAAGCAAAGGAGCCGAAATCATCACCATTTGCCAATAGTACAAAG GTGGCTGAAGCTAATGGTAATTCGAATGCGAAGCGATGCAAGCCGAATGAGACTAATGGAAAGGAAAATGGCCCTGTTAAAGCAGAGGAGGAAGCCAAAGGCAGTAGTAGCAGTTCAGGGGATGAGAAACAGAGCAAAACTAATACAAAGCCTCCTGAGCCTCCCAAGGACTACATTCATGTCAGAGCAAGAAGGGGTCAGGCTACTGACAGCCATAGTCTCGCCGAAAGG GTCCGAAGAGAGAAGATTAGCGAAAGGATGAAGTTTCTGCAAGATCTTGTACCTGGTTGCAATAAG GTAACAGGAAAAGCACTTATGCTTGACGAAATTATAAACTACGTCCAATCGTTGCAACGTCAAGTCGAG TTCCTCTCCATGAAATTGTCTTCTGTCAATACCAGGCTGGATTTGAACATGGATACTCTGATATCTAAAGAT ATATTTCAATCAAGCAACCCTTTGCCACACGCAATATTCCGATTAGATTCCAGAGCATCTGCTTTTTATGCTCACCAGGCCCAGCAAGATCCAGCACTGCATAGCAACATATCTAATGGGACAGCGACCCAATGCTCAGTGGACCCCTTAGATACTGCACTATGCCAAAGTCTCAGCGTGCAATTACCTCCACTCAATGGATATAGAGAGAGCGTTTCTCAA TTTCCAATGTTTGGTGAAGATGACCTGCAAACCATTGTACAGATGGGTTTTGGTCAAAATCCTAGCCAGGAAACAGCAATGCAGCCACAAAGCTTCCATGGTTAG